The Paroceanicella profunda genome segment ATGCAGCCCGACGCGGTGTTCACCTTCATGCCCGGCGGCATGGGCGTGAACCTGGTCAAGCAGTACCGCCAGGCCGGGCTGGACAGCATCCCCTTCCTCTCCGCCTTCACGGTGGACGAGACCACCCTTCCGGGTGAGAAGGACGCGGCCCTGGGCTTCCTGGGCGGCGCGAACTGGGCACCGGACATGGATGTGCCGGAATCCAAGGAGTTCGTGAAGGCCTACGAGGCGAAGTTCGACCGCATCCCCGCCACCTACGCCATGCAGGCCTATGACGCGGCGATGATGATCGACGCTGCGGTGCGCGAGGTCGGCAACGCCGATGACACCGACGCCCTGCGCGCGGCGATGGAAAAGGCCGATTTCAAGAGCCTGCGCGGCGAGTTCAAGCTCGGGCCCAACCACTTCCCGATCCAGGACTTCTACCTCGTGAAGGCCGTGAAGCGCGAGGACGGCAAGTTCGAGACCAACATCGCCGAGAAGATCTTCGACGATTACCAGGACAACTACGTCTCCGAATGCGTGATGCCGTAAGGCACGCGCACCATTGACCTCCCGGGCGCCTGCCAGCGCCCGGGCAGAGACGGGATGCCATGACAAATCTTCTCCTCCTCCAGGCCCTCAACGGCCTGCAGTTCGGGGTCTTGCTGTTCCTCGTCGCCGCCGGGCTGACGCTGGTCTTCGGGATCATGGACTTCATCAACCTCGCCCATGGCGTGCTCTACATGGTGGGCGCCTATCTCGTGGCCACCTTCGCGGGGCTCACGGGGAGCTTCTGGCTGGGGATCGTGATCGCGCTGCCGGTGGCGCTGGTCTTCGGGCTGCTGCTGGAGGTGCTGATCTTCCGGCGGCTCTACGACCGCTCGCATCTGGACCAGGTTCTGGCCACCTTCGGGCTGATCATGATCGTGAACGAGGGGGTGAAGATCATCTGGGGCGCCGCCCCGCTCAGCGTGCCGATGCCCGACCTGCTCTCGGGCTCGGTGCCGCTGGTAGGCATGATGCAATACCCGGTCTACCGCATCGCCATCATCGCCGCGGGGCTGCTCACCGCGCTCGGGCTCTACCTGATGATCGGGCACACGCGCATCGGCATGCTGCTGCGCGCCGGCGCCTCGAACGGCAAGATGGTCTCGGCGCTGGGGGTGAACATCCGCCGGCTGTTCATGATCGTCTTCGGCTTCGGGGCCATGCTGGCGGGTTTCGCGGGCGCGATGATCGCGCCGATCCTGTCGGTGGACCCGGGGATGGGCGAGAGCGTGCTCATTCTCACCTTCGTGGTGATCGTGATCGGCGGCATCGGCTCCATCCGCGGCGCCTTCATCGCCGCCATTCTCGTCGGGCTGGTCGACACGCTGGGCCGCACCTTCGGGCCGATCCTGCTGCGCATGGTGCTGGACCCCTCCGCCGCCTCGCAGACCGGCCGCACCCTGGCGCCGATGCTGATCTACATCCTGATGGCCGCCATCCTGTTCTTCCGCCCCGCCGGGCTGTTCGGAAGGAAATCCTGATGGCCCCGTTCGCACGCAGGCCCGCAACCGGAGGCGCCCGCGCATGATTGCCCTCGCCCCCCGCACCAGGCTGCTGGTCGCGGCCGTCCTGTTCCTCCTGTTCGCCGCCCTGCCCTTCGTGGCCGCGGGCACGGACGACCATTTCCTCGTCATCACCGCCACGCGGGTGATGGTCTTCGCCATCGCCGCGCTGTCGCTGGACCTGATCCTGGGCTACGGCGCGCTGGTGTCCTTCGGCCATGCGGCCTACCTCGGCATCGGCGCCTACACGGTGGCCATCCTCTCCTCCAACGGGGTGAGCGACCTCGCGCTGCAGATGCTGGCCGCCGTGCTCGCCTCCGCCGTCTTCGCGCTGGTGACCGGGGCGATCTCGCTGCGCACGAAGGGGGTGTATTTCATCATGATCACCCTCGCCTTCGGGCAGATGGCCTTCTTCTTCTTCGTTTCGCTCTCCTCCTACGGCGGCGATGACGGTTTCACCCTGCAGGCGCGCTCCACCCTCATGGGCACGGCCCTGCTCGAGAACGACCGGGTGTTCTTCTACGTCACCCTGGCCGCCCTCGTGCTGCTGTTCCTGTTCGCCAACGCGCTCATCGGCTCGCGTTTCGGCCGGGTGCTCACCGGCACGCGGGAGAACCCGCTGCGCATGCAGGCCATCGGCTTCACGCCGTTCCGCTACCAGCTCACCGCCTACGTGATCTCCGGCTGCATGGCCGGCATCGCCGGGGTGCTGCTGGCGAACCAGACCGAGTTCGTCTCCCCCGCCTTCATGACCTGGCACCGCTCGGGCGAGCTGATCGTGATGGTGATCCTGGGCGGCATCGGCACGCTGGTGGGCGGCATCCTGGGCGCCGCGGCCTTCCTGATGCTGGAGGAATGGCTGGCGATCTTTTCCGAGCACTGGCGCCTCGCCATGGGGGTCATCCTCGTGCTGGTGGTGCTCTTCACCCGCGGCGGCCTCACCGGCCTGCTGCGTCGGCTCCTGGGAGGTCGGGCATGAGCGCGCTTCTGCAGATCCGGAACCTGTGCAAGTCCTACGGCGCGCTGAAGGTGACCGACGCTGTCACCCTCGACATCGAGGAGGGCGAGCTGCACGCCATCATCGGCCCGAACGGCGCGGGGAAGACCACGCTGATCTCCCAGCTCTCCGGGCAGAACCCGTCCGATTCCGGCCAGCTCGTGTACCAGGGCCAGGACATCATGCGCCTGAGCATGGCCGAGCGGGTGGGCCGCGGCCTCGCGCGCTCGTTCCAGATCACCTCGCTGCTGCCGGGCTTCACGGTGCTGGAGAACGTGGCGATGGCGGTGCAGGCGCGCTCGGGCTCCTCGTTCCGCTTCTTCGCCCGCGCGGCGAATGAGGATGAGCTGAACCGCGAGGCGATGATCTGCCTGCGCCGGGTGAAGCTGGCGGACCGGGCGGAACGGCTCGCGGGCTCGCTCAGCCACGGCGAGCAGCGCCAGCTCGAGATCGCGGTGGCGCTGGCCACGGAGCCGCAGCTCCTGCTGCTCGACGAGCCGCTGGCTGGCACCGGCCATGAGGAATCCGCCGTGCTGGTGGAGCTGATGCGCGGCATGAAGCGCCGCCACACCGTGGTGCTGATCGAGCATGACATGGAGGCGGTCTTCGCGCTGGCGGACCGGCTGTCGGTGCTGGTCTACGGCCGGATCATCGCCACCGGCACGCCGGAGGAGATCCGCAACAACCCGGAGGTCCGCGCGGCCTATCTCGGCGAGGAGGCGGCCTGATGCTGAAAGTGGAAGGCCTCGAGGCGGCCTATGGCGAGAGCCGGGTGTTGTTCGGCATCGACCTCACGGTGGCCGCCGGCGAGGTGGTCACCCTGCTGGGCCGCAACGGCATGGGCAAGACGACCACCATCAACTCGATTTTCGGCCTGATGCGCCCGCGCGCCGGGCGGGTGAGCGTGGGGAGCACCGATCTCACCGGCAAGGCCCCCTACCTCATCGCCCAGGCCGGCCTGGGCCTGGTGCCCGAGGGGCGGCAGATCTTCCCCACACTCACGGTGGAGGAGAACCTCGTCGCCACCGCGCGCGGCGGCAAGGCGGCGCGCTGGAGCCTTGCGCGCGTCTATGCCCTGTTCCCGCGCCTGCAGGAGCGCCGCCGCAACATGGGCAACCAGCTCTCGGGCGGCGAGCAGCAGATGCTCGCCATCGGCCGCGCGCTGATGACCAACCCCCGCCTCGTGGTGCTGGACGAGGCCACCGAAGGCCTCGCCCCCCTGATCCGCGAGGAGATATGGGCCTGCCTCACCAGGCTCAAGGAGGATGGAGAGGCCATCCTCGTGATCGACAAGAACGTCGACGCCCTCGCCCGCTTCGCCGATCGCCATGTGGTGATCGAGAAGGGCCGCGTGGTGTGGCAGGGCACCACGCCCGACCTGCTCGCGACACCCGACATCAAGGACCGTTTCCTGCATGTCTGAGTGCCGCACACTGCCCGCGCGGGGCCGCCGTCCGGCGTCGCGCACCGTCTCACAGGAGAGATACCCATGACCATGACCGCCGGCATCACCCGTTCCGAAGAGAGCCTCGAAGGCATCGAGTGGAACATCCTGGGCCAGCTCTACGTGCCCAAGCACCTCACCGAGAGCTCGATGTCCTGGCACGCGACCTTCCCGGTGGGGACCTTCGTGCCGCCGCACATCCACCCCACGCAGGACGAGTTCCTCTACATCCTCGAGGGCCGCTTCGACTTCGTGCTGAACGGCACGGAAGACCACGCCGAGCCGGGGGATCTCGTCCGCCTGCCCATGGGCCAGCCGCACGGCATCTTCAACAAGACCGACGCTGCTGTGAAGTGCCTGTTCTGGGTGTCGCCGGCACGGCGGCTGTTCGACCTGTTCTGGGCGCTGCACAACCTTGGCCCGACCGCGAACCCGGCCGACGTGGTGGCGGTCTCGGCGAAGCACGAGGTGGACTTCCTGCCGCCCGAGGAGGCGTGACGCCATGAAGGTCATCATCGCAGGGGCCGGAATCGGCGGCCTCACCACCGCCCTCATGCTGCATGCGCGCGGCATCAAGGCCGAGATCTACGAGGCCGCACCGGAGGTGCGCGAGGTCGGCGTGGGCATCAACACCCTGCCCCATGCCATCCGCGAGCTGGCCGAGATCGGCCTGCTGCCGGCGCTCGACGCCGTGGGCATGCGCACGCGGGAGCTGATCTACCTCACCCGCCAGGGCCAGGAAGTGTGGCGCGAGAAGCGCGGCATGGACGCGGGCCACGTGGTGCCGCAGTTCTCCATCCATCGCGGCCGGCTGCAGAAGGTCATCCATGACGCGGTGATCGAGCGGCTGGGCCCCGACGCGGTGCGCACCGGCTGCCGGCTTTCGGGCTTCGTGCAGAACGAGGGCGGCGTGACCGCGCATTTCACCGACACGGTGGAGGGCGCCTCCGGCCTCACCGCGCGCGGCGACGTGCTGATCTGCGCCGACGGCATCCACTCCGTGGGCCGGCGCAGCTTCTACCCGAACGAGGGTGCGCCGAGCTGGACCGGCGTGGTGATGTGGCGCGGTGCGGCCGAATGGCCGGTGTGGCTGGACGGCCGGACCATGGCCATCGGCGGCGGCATGGGCGGCAAGTTCGTGCTCTACCCCATCGCGCCGGCCGAGGGTGACCGCCAGCTGATGAACTGGGTGGTGAACATCCGGATGAAGGACCCCGAGCAGTCCCCGCCCCCGCCCGACAACTGGTCGCGCCCGGCACGGCTGGAGCAGGTGCTGCCCTATGCGAAGCGCTTCTCCGTGCCCGGTTTCGACATCGAGGGCCTGGTGCGCGCCAGCCCGCAGATCTTCGAATACCCGATGGCGGACCGCGATCCCCTGCCCCGCTGGACCTTCGGCCGCGTCACCCTGCTGGGCGATGCCGCGCACCCGATGTACCCGGTGGGCTCCAACGGTGCGAGCCAGGCGATCCTCGACGCGCGCTGCCTCGCCGACAGCCTCGCGAAGGCCGAGCATCCGCGTGCCGGGCTCTGGGCCTATGAGAAGGAGCGCCTGCCCAAGACCGCCGAGGTGGTGATGCTGAACCGCAAGGGCGGCCCCGAGCGGGTGATCGACGAGGTGGAGAAGCGCGCCCCCGCCGGCTTCGAGGACGTGAACGAGGTACTCTCGCGCGCCGACCGCCAAGCCATCGTCGGCGGCTACGCCGGCACCGCCGGCTTCTCGGTGAACGTGCTGCGCGCGGCCCAGAGCGCCTGAGGCATCCGCCCGCGCCCTTCGGGGCGCGGGAGGCTTTCCGGCGCAAAGCGGCGCAAGGGCCTATCGGGCTTGGGTCGCGGCCGGGTGAATGGGCCCTGTCGGGTCACGGCGGGACCTCCGCTCATCTCCGTTCGGCTGTGCCTCAGTCTGTGCTCGCAGAGGAGGGCCGCGCCCGACCCTGGGTGGGCGCGAGTTACGCTTGTGGTGGGCGATTTATCCCGAAAGCCCCGGACGACGGTTGTGCGGCACGCGGCATCGCCATCGCGCCCGCCCGGGGGGAGGGTCGGGCGCGGCCCGGGCTGGTCGCCCGGGCGGAAGGTCCCAGCCCGGGTGGGTGGAGACCTCGCCGCAATGGTGAACCGTTCCGTTGCTCGCACCGCCCGGTCCCGTGCCGGCGGAGGACCGGAGAGGCCTTCGCCACGTCCGGCAAGCTGCGGGGGCGCCAGCCCCCTCGGCGCGCCGGGCGTTATTCCCGTCGACTGTGCAGGAGAACGCCTGTCGTGCGCAGGCCGCCATCGGGTCCGACCCGCACATAAAAGGGCCCCGGCGCGCGCCGGAGCCCTCTCGCATCCTGTCGCGTGGCTCAGCCGTTGGGGATGACGGCCGTCGCCTCGATCTCCACCTTCGCGCGGTCTTCCATCAGCGCCACCACCTGCACCATGGCCATGGCGGGGAAGTGCTTGCCCAGCACCTCGCGGTAGACGGCGCCCATCTCGCGCAGGTTCGCGAGGTATTCGCGCTTGTCGGTGATGTACCAGGTGAGGCGCACCAGGTGCTCGGGCTTCGCGCCCGCCTCGTCCAGCACGGCGCGGATGTTGAGCAGCGCCTGCTTCACCTGGTCCACGAAATCGTCGGTTTCGAACTCCTGGTCGGCGTTCCAGCCGATCAACCCGCCGAGCATCACGAAGCGTCCCTCGGCGACCATGCCGTTGGCATAGCCCTTCGCTGCCTTCCAGCCCGAGGGGTTCAGAAATTCATGCGGGCAGTCAGACATCTTGAGTCTCGCTTTCAGTAAGTTCGGAGCCGAGGGCGGCGCGCAGCCCGTCGGGCCAGGAGCGCGGCTTGCCCGTGGTGAGGTCGACATAGACCAGCGTGCTGCGGGCCTCGAAGCGCGGGGTGCCGGCGCAGGCGCAGGTGATCGCCAGCTCCACCGAGCTGCGCCCCACCCGGGCCACGGCCACGGAGAGGTCCAGCCAGTCCTCCAGCCGCGAGGGGCTGCGGAAATCCACCTCGATGCGCGCGGTGGGCACGCCGAACTTCTCGGTCAGGTGCATCTCGGCAAAGCTCTTGCCGAGATGGTCGGTGAAGAAGCGCTCGACCGCGGCCGAGATCATCTCGAAGTAACGGGGGTAGAAGACGATCCCCGCCGGGTCGCAGTGCTGGAACTCGACCTGTCTGCGCAGGGTGAACATCAGGCCCCCGCTTTCAGCCGGAACCGCTGAACCTTGCCGCTTTCGGTCTTGGGCAGCGCCGCGATGAATTTTACCGAGCGCGGATACTTGTAGGGCGCCACGGTGTTCTTCACGTGGTCCTGCAGCTCCTTCACCATCACCGGCGAGGCCTCATAGCCCGGGGCCAGCACCACGTGGGCTTCCACGATATGGCCGCGGTCCTCGTCCGGCACGCCGATCACGCCGCATTCCAGCACCGCGGGGTGGGAGAGCAGGGCCGCCTCCACCTCCGGGCCGGCGATGTTGTAGCCGGAGGACACGATCATGTCGTCGGAGCGGGCGGCGAAGTGGAAGTAGCCGTCCTCGTCCTGCACGAAGGTGTCGCCGGGCAGATTCCAGCCGTCGCGCACGAATTTCTTCTGCCGGTCGTCGGCCATGTAGCGGCAGCCCACGGGCCCGCGCACCGCGAGATGGCCGGGCGTGCCGCGCGGCACCTCGTTCATCTCGTCGTCCACCACCCTGGCCTCGTAGCCGGTGAGCGGGCGGCCGGTGCAGGCGGCCTTCGCCTCGCCGAAGCGGTTGGAGATGTAGATGTGCAGCATCTCGGTGCCGCCGATCCCGTCGAGGATCGGCTTGCCGGTCTTCTTCACCCATTCCTCGAACACCGGCGCGGGTAGCGTCTCGCCGGCCGAGACCGCGCAGCGCAGCGAGGAGAGGTCGGCGCCCGCCTCCATCGCGCGCAGCATGGCGCGGTAGGCGGTGGGGGCGGTGAAGCAGATTGTCGCCCTGTGCTTCTGGATGATCTCGATGAGGTTCGGCGGCGAGGCGTTCTCCAGCAGCACCGCCGTCGCGCCGAAGCGCAGCGGGAAGATGGCGAGCCCGCCGAGACCGAAGGTGAAGGCCAGCGGCGGCGAGCCGACGAACACGTCCTCCGGCGTCACGCTCAGCACTTCCTTCGCATAGGCGTCGGCGATGATCAGCAGGTCGCGGTGAAAGTGCATCGTGGCCTTGGGCACGCCGGTGGAGCCGGAGGTGAAGCCCAGCAGGGCCACGTCGTCGCGCCCGGTCTTCACCGCCTCGTATTTCACCGACTTGGAGAGGGCGGCGCGGTCCAGCTCCGCGTCATGGTTCGCGGTGCCGTCGAAGCCGATCACGGTCTTGAGGTACCGCGACCTGTTCGCGCAGGACATCATCTCGTCCATCATCCGCGTGTCGCAGAGCGCGAACTCGATCTCGGCCTTGTCCACCGTCTGGGTGAGTTCCTTCTCCCGCAGCATCGGCATGGTGTTCACCACCACGGCGCCGATCTTGGTGGCCGCCAGCCAGCAGGCCACCTTGGCCGGGTTGTTGGCGGAGCGGATCAGGACGCGGTTTCCGGGCTTTACCTTGTAATCCTCGACCAGCGCATTGGCGATGCGGTTGGTCCAGTCGGTGAGTTCCTTGTAGGTGCGCTGACGGCCGTTGCCGATCAGCGCCACATGGTCGCCGAAGCCCTTGGCGACCATGGCATCGGTCAGTTCCACGGCCGCGTTCAGGTGGTCGGGATACCGGAAACCGTCGAGGAGATAGACCGGCTGATCATCCTCGGCGGGCAGGTTGTCACGGCAGAAAGTGTCGACATGGGCAGTGGGACCGAGCATTGGCTAACCTCCGAGTGTCTGTCGGGCGATGATGATTTTCTGGACGTCTGATGCGCCCTCGTAGATGCGCAGCGCACGGATCTCGCGGTAGAGTTCCTCCACCTTCGAGCCCTTGCGCACGCCGTCCCCGCCATGGATCTGGACCGCCTTGTCGATGACGATCTGGGCCTGGTCGGTGGCGTGAAGCTTGGCCATGGCGGCCTCGCGGCTCACCCGCGGGGCGCCGCTGTCCTTGGTCCAGGCGGCGCGGTAGACCAGCAGGGCCGAGGCGTCTATGGCCAGCGCCATGTCGGCGATATGGCCCTGAACCATCTGGATCTCGGCCAGCGGCGCGCCGAAAAGCTGGCGCGAGGTGGCGCGGGCCAGCGTCTCCTCCAGCGCGCGCCGGGCGAAGCCGAGCGCCGCGGCGCCGACCGTGGAGCGGAACACGTCGAGCACCGACATGGCGATGCGGAAGCCCTTGCCCGGGTCGCCGATCATGGCGGAGGCCGGCAGGCGGATGTCGTTGAAGCGCAGGCGGGCGAGCGGGTGCGGGGCGATCACCTCCAGCCGCTCGACGATCTCCAGCCCCGGGGCGTCCGCCGGCAGCAGGAAGGCCGAGAGCCCCTTGGCCCCCGGCCCCTCGCCGGTGCGGGCGAAGACCACGTAGAGATCGGCGATGCCGCCGTTGGAAATCCAGGTCTTCTCGCCGGAGAGGATGTAGCTGTCCCCCTCCTGCCGCGCGGCGCAGGCGATGTTGGCCACGTCCGAGCCCGAGGCGGGCTCGGTGAGCGCGAAGGCCGAGATTGCCTCGCCCGCGCGGGTTTTCGCCAGCCTCGCGCGCTGCTCCGGCGTTCCGAACAGTGAAACGGCGCCCATGCCGAGCCCCTGCATGGCAAAGGCGAAGTCGGCGAGCCCGTCATGGCGGGCCAGGGTCTCGCGGATGATGCACAGGGAGCGGACGTCGAGCGCCTCCCCCCCCGAATGCTGCAGGAAACCCGCCTGCCCGAGGGAGGCGACAAGGCCGCGGCAGGCGGCGTCCACGTCCCGGTGGTCCACCGGCAGGTTGGCCGCACACCAGGTTTCCAGCTCGGCGGCAAGCGCGCGGTGGCGGTCGTCGAAGAACGGCCAGTCGAGGAAGGTCCGGTCCGCCATCAGTTGCCCTCGAACACGGGTTTCTCGCCGGCCACGAAGGCGTGGTAGGCGCGCTCGAAATCCTGCGTCTGCATGCACAGGGCCTGGGCCTGGGCCTCGGCCTCGATGGCCTGTTCGGGCGTCATCGACCATTCGTGGTTGAGCTGGGTCTTGGTCATCATGTTGGCGAAGGTGGGGCCGGAGGCGATCCGCCCGGCGAGCTTCAGCGCGGCGGCGATCAGCTCACCCTCCTCATGCAGCGCATTGTAGAAGCCCCAGCTCGCGCCCTCCTCGGCGCTCATCACCCGGCCGGTGTAGAGCAGCTCCGCCGCCCGGCCCTGGCCGATGATGCGCGGCAGCATCGCGCAGGCGCCCATGTCGCAGCCCGCAAGCCCGACCCGGTTGAACAGGAAGGCGGTCTTCGCCGCCGGCGTGGCCAGACGCAGGTCCGAGGCCATGGCGATGATGGCGCCCGCGCCCACGCAGACGCCGTCCACCGCCGAGATCACCGGCTTGCCGCAGCCCAGGATGGCCTTCACCAGATCGCCGGTCATGCGGGTGAAGGCGAGCAGCTCCTTCATGTCCATCTTCACCAGCGGGCCGATGATGTCATGCACATCGCCGCCGGAGCAGAAGTTGCCGCCGTTGGGGGTGAAGACCACCACGTCGACGTCCTCGGCATAGACCATGTCACGGAAGGTGTCGCGCAGCTCGGCATAGCTTTCGAAGGTGAGCGGGTTCTTGCGCTCGGGGCGGCGCAGGTTGATGACCGCCACGCGGCCCTCCATGCGCCAGTCGAAATGCTGCGGCGTGAGCCCTGCCATCATGGTCATCTGCCTGTCCTCCGTATATCGCTCATCATCGTTATGGCCCGGCGCATGTCCTGCGCCGGGATGTCGCCGATCTGGCCGGCCACCCAGTCGGCGTGGCGCGCGGCCATGCGGCCGAAGTCTTCCTCGCCCTTCGGGGTGAGGCGCACGACGGTGGCGCGCTTGTCGCCCTCCACCGAGCAGCGGACCACCAGCCCGTCGGCGACCAGCCGGTCCACGATACCGGTGACATTGCCGTTCGAGACCATGAGCTGGCGCGAGAGCTCGGACATCTTCAGCCCATGGCCGGAGCGCTCCAGCATCGCCATCACGTCGAAGCGCGGCAGGGTGGTGTCGAACTCCAGCCGCAGCATCTCGCGCATGCCGTTTTCCAGAAAGCGCGTGGTCTTGAGCATCTGCAGCCAGAACCGCAGCGACAGCTTGCCCTCGGTGAGGGCGACCGGCGGTTGCGGCTCCGGGCTCATGTCTCGCCCCCGGAGATGGAGATCGCCTGCCCGTTCACCGCGTCCGAGCCCGGGCCGCAGAGCCAGAGTGCGGCGGCGGTCACCTCCGCGGGCAGCACGAGGCGGCGCTGCGGGTTGGTCGCGGCGAGGGCGGCCTTCGCCTCCTCGGCGGATTTCCCGGTCTTTTCCATGATGTTGGCCACGGAGCGTTCGGTCATCTCGGTTTCCAGGAAGCCCGGGCAGAGCGCGTTCGCGGTGATGCCCTTGCGCGCCACCTCCTGCGCCACCGCGCGGGTGAGGCCCACCACGCCGTGCTTGGCCGCCGTATAGGGCGCCACGTAGGAATAGCCCTTCAGCCCGGCGGTGGAGGCGATGGCGATCAGCCGGCCCCAGCCTTCCATCTGCCGCAGCCCCTCACGGAAGCTGAGGAAGACGCCGGTGAGGTTCACCGAGAGCATCCGTTCCCAGGCATCGAGCCCGGTCTTCGCGAAGGGCGCGCTCTCCGAGGCGCCGGCATTGGCGATCACGATGTCGACCGGGCCGGCCGCGGCGAACATCGCCGCCACCGAGGCCTCGTCCGTCACGTCGCCGGTCACCACCTGCATCGCGCCCTGGCTCACCGCCTCCAGCGGCTCCGCCCGGCGGCCGGTGATGACCACCCGCGCGCCGGCGGCATGGAAGGCGCGGGCCATGTCGGCCCCTACCCCCGTGCCACCGCCGGTGATGAGCACCGAGCGGCCGGAGAGCGTGCCGCCAGTCACGCGCCGGCCTGCTGGCGGGCGCGCTCGGCCAGCGTGATCGCCTGTCGGCGTCCACCCTCGTAGGGCGCGGGCCAGGCCTGCTCGGTGTCGCCGAGCGCGATGCCGGCGTGCAGGGTCCAGTACGGGTCGGCGAGGTGGGGCCGCGCGAGCAGCACCAGGTCGGCGCGCCCGGCCATCAGGATGGAGTTCACATGGTCCGGCTCGTAGATGTTGCCCGCGACCAGCGTGGTGATGCCCGCCTCGTTGCGGATGCGGTCGGAGAACGGCGCCTGGAACATGCGGCCGTAGACCGGCTTCTCTTCCTTGGTGGTCTGGCCGGAGGAGACGTTGATCGCGTCCGCCCCCGCGGCAGTGAACAGCTTCGCGATCTCCACGGCCTCGTCCGGGGTCACCCCCTCCTCGCCCATCCAGTCATGGGCGGAGATGCGCACAGTCATCGGCTTTTCGGCCGGCCAGGCGGCGCGCATGGCATGGAACACCTCCAGCGGGAAGCGCATGCGGTTCTCGAGGCTCCCGCCGTAGTCGTCCTCGCGGGTGTTGGACACCGGCGAGATGAAGGAGGCGAGCAGATAGCCATGGGCGGCGTGCATCTCGATCATGTCGAAGCCGGCGCGGGCCGCGGCCTCGGTGGCGGACACGAACTGGTCGCGCACCGCGTCCATCCCGGCGCGGTCCATCGCCTTCGGGGTCTGGTTGCCGGGCTGGTAGGGGATGGCGGAGGCCGAGATCAGCGGCCAGTTGCCCTCGGGCAGCGGCGCGTCGATCTTCTCGAAGCCGCGCTGGGTGGAGCCCTTGCGCCCCGCATGCCCGATCTGGCAGCAGATCTTCGCATCCGTCTCGGCATGGACGAAGCCGGTGAGCCGCGCCCAGGCCGCCTCCGCCTCCGGGCTGTAGAGGCCCGGGCAGCCGGGGGTGATCCGGCCTTCCGGGCTCACGCAGGCCATCTCGGTGAAGACGAGGCCGGCGCCGCCCTTCGCGCGCTCGGCGTAATGCACGAAATGCCAGTCCGTGGGCACACCGTCCACCGCCTTGTACTGCGCCATGGGAGAGACGACGACGCGGTTGCTCAGCGTCATGTCCCGCAGCTTGAAGGGCGCGAACATCGGCACCCGGTCGGAGTTGGAGCCCGCCTGGGCCTGGAACCAGCGCTCGGCCGATTTCAGCCATTCCGGGTCGCGCAGGCGCAGGTTCTCGTGGGAGATGCGCTGCGAGCGTGTGAGCAGCGAGTAGTTGAACTGAACCGGGTCGAGGTCGAGGTAGCGCTCCACCTCCTCGAACCACTCGGTGGAGTTGCGTGCGGCGGACTGCAGGCGCAGGACGTCGGTGCGCCGCTCCTCCTGGTAGCGCTCGAAGGCGGCCTCCGGCGTGGGTTCCTCGTTCACCAGCCGTGCGAGGGCGATGGCGCTCTCCATGCCCAGCTTGGAGCCCGAGCCGATGGAGAAATGCGCCGTGGCCGAGGCGTCGCCCAGCAGCACCACGTTCTCGTGGTGCCATTTCTCGCACAGCACGCGGGGGAAGTTGATCCAGGCCGAGCCGCGGATGTGGTTCGCGTTGGTCATCAGCGCGTGGCCGCCGAGATGGCTCGCGAAGATCTTCT includes the following:
- a CDS encoding ABC transporter ATP-binding protein; translated protein: MSALLQIRNLCKSYGALKVTDAVTLDIEEGELHAIIGPNGAGKTTLISQLSGQNPSDSGQLVYQGQDIMRLSMAERVGRGLARSFQITSLLPGFTVLENVAMAVQARSGSSFRFFARAANEDELNREAMICLRRVKLADRAERLAGSLSHGEQRQLEIAVALATEPQLLLLDEPLAGTGHEESAVLVELMRGMKRRHTVVLIEHDMEAVFALADRLSVLVYGRIIATGTPEEIRNNPEVRAAYLGEEAA
- a CDS encoding acyl-CoA thioesterase, coding for MFTLRRQVEFQHCDPAGIVFYPRYFEMISAAVERFFTDHLGKSFAEMHLTEKFGVPTARIEVDFRSPSRLEDWLDLSVAVARVGRSSVELAITCACAGTPRFEARSTLVYVDLTTGKPRSWPDGLRAALGSELTESETQDV
- a CDS encoding cupin domain-containing protein → MTAGITRSEESLEGIEWNILGQLYVPKHLTESSMSWHATFPVGTFVPPHIHPTQDEFLYILEGRFDFVLNGTEDHAEPGDLVRLPMGQPHGIFNKTDAAVKCLFWVSPARRLFDLFWALHNLGPTANPADVVAVSAKHEVDFLPPEEA
- a CDS encoding branched-chain amino acid ABC transporter permease; this encodes MTNLLLLQALNGLQFGVLLFLVAAGLTLVFGIMDFINLAHGVLYMVGAYLVATFAGLTGSFWLGIVIALPVALVFGLLLEVLIFRRLYDRSHLDQVLATFGLIMIVNEGVKIIWGAAPLSVPMPDLLSGSVPLVGMMQYPVYRIAIIAAGLLTALGLYLMIGHTRIGMLLRAGASNGKMVSALGVNIRRLFMIVFGFGAMLAGFAGAMIAPILSVDPGMGESVLILTFVVIVIGGIGSIRGAFIAAILVGLVDTLGRTFGPILLRMVLDPSAASQTGRTLAPMLIYILMAAILFFRPAGLFGRKS
- a CDS encoding ABC transporter ATP-binding protein encodes the protein MLKVEGLEAAYGESRVLFGIDLTVAAGEVVTLLGRNGMGKTTTINSIFGLMRPRAGRVSVGSTDLTGKAPYLIAQAGLGLVPEGRQIFPTLTVEENLVATARGGKAARWSLARVYALFPRLQERRRNMGNQLSGGEQQMLAIGRALMTNPRLVVLDEATEGLAPLIREEIWACLTRLKEDGEAILVIDKNVDALARFADRHVVIEKGRVVWQGTTPDLLATPDIKDRFLHV
- a CDS encoding branched-chain amino acid ABC transporter permease is translated as MIALAPRTRLLVAAVLFLLFAALPFVAAGTDDHFLVITATRVMVFAIAALSLDLILGYGALVSFGHAAYLGIGAYTVAILSSNGVSDLALQMLAAVLASAVFALVTGAISLRTKGVYFIMITLAFGQMAFFFFVSLSSYGGDDGFTLQARSTLMGTALLENDRVFFYVTLAALVLLFLFANALIGSRFGRVLTGTRENPLRMQAIGFTPFRYQLTAYVISGCMAGIAGVLLANQTEFVSPAFMTWHRSGELIVMVILGGIGTLVGGILGAAAFLMLEEWLAIFSEHWRLAMGVILVLVVLFTRGGLTGLLRRLLGGRA
- a CDS encoding RidA family protein; amino-acid sequence: MSDCPHEFLNPSGWKAAKGYANGMVAEGRFVMLGGLIGWNADQEFETDDFVDQVKQALLNIRAVLDEAGAKPEHLVRLTWYITDKREYLANLREMGAVYREVLGKHFPAMAMVQVVALMEDRAKVEIEATAVIPNG
- a CDS encoding flavin-dependent oxidoreductase encodes the protein MKVIIAGAGIGGLTTALMLHARGIKAEIYEAAPEVREVGVGINTLPHAIRELAEIGLLPALDAVGMRTRELIYLTRQGQEVWREKRGMDAGHVVPQFSIHRGRLQKVIHDAVIERLGPDAVRTGCRLSGFVQNEGGVTAHFTDTVEGASGLTARGDVLICADGIHSVGRRSFYPNEGAPSWTGVVMWRGAAEWPVWLDGRTMAIGGGMGGKFVLYPIAPAEGDRQLMNWVVNIRMKDPEQSPPPPDNWSRPARLEQVLPYAKRFSVPGFDIEGLVRASPQIFEYPMADRDPLPRWTFGRVTLLGDAAHPMYPVGSNGASQAILDARCLADSLAKAEHPRAGLWAYEKERLPKTAEVVMLNRKGGPERVIDEVEKRAPAGFEDVNEVLSRADRQAIVGGYAGTAGFSVNVLRAAQSA